In Ctenopharyngodon idella isolate HZGC_01 chromosome 2, HZGC01, whole genome shotgun sequence, the following are encoded in one genomic region:
- the LOC127505076 gene encoding gastrula zinc finger protein XlCGF7.1-like, with product MEFDKEDREDTNDSESCGTTDEETEEEEDLMEEESEELSVDESEELSEEESEELGEEELQKSENFKTGQKSKKNVSQKRARRTGARKAYTCRLCGKSLTTKASLKDHTMIHTGETPFPCSHCGKGFRYKVALKEHIRIHTGEKPFTCSHCGKSFRHRTSLKGHTKTHTGEKPFTCPQCGKSFAIKQSFTNHLKSHSSEKPFFCFHCGKAFKRQELLKMHESVHSEVKVQKVKPYHCAQCHKSFVKNRDFQRHLKSSRHNKYRSLERFMLQAQASGHGLPSGANVSQKSNIIESFTKTHYLQ from the coding sequence ATCTGATGGAAGAGGAAAGTGAAGAACTCAGTGTAGATGAAAGTGAAGAATTGAGTGAAGAGGAAAGTGAGGAACTCGGTGAAGAGGAACTTCAGAAATCTGAGAATTTCAAAACTGGACAAAAATCTAAAAAGAATGTGTCACAAAAAAGAGCTCGAAGAACAGGAGCTAGAAAGGCATACACCTGCCGTCTGTGTGGAAAGAGTCTCACAACTAAAGCAAGCCTCAAGGATCACACAatgattcacactggagagacgCCTTTCCCATGCAGTCACTGTGGAAAAGGGTTTAGATACAAAGTAGCCCTTAAAGAACACATAcggattcacactggagagaagcctttcacatgcAGTCactgtgggaagagtttcagacACAGAACAAGTCTTAAGGGCCACACAAAAactcacaccggagagaagcctttcacatgcccgcagtgtgggaagagttttgcCATTAAACAAAGCTTTACTAATCACTTAAAATCTCACTCCAGTGAGAAGCCTTTCTTCTGTTTTCACTGTGGAAAAGCTTTTAAACGGCAGGAACTCCTGAAAATGCACGAGAGCGTTCACAGCGAAGTGAAAGTGCAGAAAGTGAAGCCGTATCACTGCGCTCAGTGTCATAAAAGTTTCGTAAAGAATAGAGAttttcaaagacatttaaaatcatCCAGGCATAATAAATACAGGTCTCTAGAAAGATTCATGCTGCAAGCTCAAGCCTCGGGTCATGGTTTGCCCTCAGGAGCAAATGTGTCCCAAAAGAGCAATATAATAGAGTCATTCACTAAAACACATTACCTGCAGTGA